In the genome of Maribacter forsetii DSM 18668, the window GGTAGGGGGAAGTAATGTTTTAGAACCGACTAGAAAGGTAGTATTTTTCTTCAATGTAGTATTACGGGTAACCGTAAAAGAGAAATACGAGGTGTAAAATAGTTATGAGTTAGGAGTTAGGAGTTAGGAGAAAACATAGTATTAAGTACTGAGTACAAAGTATTAAGTAAAGAGTAATTGGTTGGTTTTTCTGCTTATACATTAACTTCTAGTTTACGAGTCACTACTCCTTTTCCGCCTGCCATAAGTCCGGCTATTTTTTCATTTTCCACTTGCAACTGTACCGTAATAGCGCTTGGTGATGGCGGTAACATATATTTACCTTGCTGTATTTGAAAAGTAGTTTTCTTGATCTGTAAAACATCATACAAATAACTGGCTAACGGCCCTGCAGCCATGCCCGTACCGGCTTCTTCTAAAATACCATAGCGTGGCGCGAACATTCTAGCCGTAGCATCGATATCTGCCGTAGAATCCGTAGTAAATACATAGTAGCCAATTAAATTGAAATGATCGCTTAGCTGATCTATGGCATCAATATTTGGTGACATTCCTGCTAAGATCTTGCTGTTTTTTACGGGGATTAACAGAAATGAATTCCCCGTATTGACCACTTGCAACGGTGCGTTTGGTAGTAGGTCTGCTTTTGTTAATCCTAAAGACGTTAGAATATGGATCTCTTTTTCGATAACATTATTATACGTGGGTGCCAATTGCTCCATAAATGCCAAATCGCCCTGTATTTCTATTTTTCTGTTTCCATCTATGGTTTCTTTTGACGATGCTTTGCCCTTTAATTTCCCCAACTGTTTTAAGTACGAGAATGCTGCTATGGTAGCATGTCCACAATGGGCTATCTGCTTGGTGGGTGTATAGAAATCTAACTTAAAATCTGCCGTGTTGGATCTAGAAATAAAAGCGGTTTCAGAGAGCCCCACTTTTTTGGCAACATGTAATTTGTCTTCATGCGAGAGTGCATCTGCATCTAAAACGACACCTGCCGGGTTACCACCTTTATCATTTTCTGTAAAGGCATTTAGTATTTGTACGGTTACTTTTTTTAATTCGTCCATCGTAATTTTTTAAGATTATATCAGATAGACGGCAAACTTTAAAAAAAGACGTAGCTATTCTTCATTATTTTCAAAATCCAGCAATTTTCCTGTTCGGTCAGCTATTACATTGGGGCAAGAAAGCAGTTGTACCTTTAATATTTCCCTAGCTTTTTGTACCCCTTGATTTTGTTCCCGAATACGAGATATTTAAATGCTTGGCCAGCTCTTTTTGCGAGTATTCTTGAAAGGTGGTCAATACAATGGCTTCTTTATGTTGCCCTGATAACTCCCCTATTTTCTGATTAATGCAATTAGTGAGCTTGGCATAGTCGAAATCACCCGACTGTTCTTCTGCAAGCTCTATACCTTCAATGCTCGAAGTGGTTTTACCCTGTTTTCTAAAATGATCTATAATCGTATTTCTAGTAATTTGATACACCCAAGAAGTCAATTTAG includes:
- a CDS encoding sigma-70 family RNA polymerase sigma factor, whose product is MSLIQNEINTIWLDLNEELYHFILGKIKDEQVSKDIHQEVFLKIQTKIHQLQHTSKLTSWVYQITRNTIIDHFRKQGKTTSSIEGIELAEEQSGDFDYAKLTNCINQKIGELSGQHKEAIVLTTFQEYSQKELAKHLNISYSGTKSRGTKS
- a CDS encoding PhzF family phenazine biosynthesis protein, which encodes MDELKKVTVQILNAFTENDKGGNPAGVVLDADALSHEDKLHVAKKVGLSETAFISRSNTADFKLDFYTPTKQIAHCGHATIAAFSYLKQLGKLKGKASSKETIDGNRKIEIQGDLAFMEQLAPTYNNVIEKEIHILTSLGLTKADLLPNAPLQVVNTGNSFLLIPVKNSKILAGMSPNIDAIDQLSDHFNLIGYYVFTTDSTADIDATARMFAPRYGILEEAGTGMAAGPLASYLYDVLQIKKTTFQIQQGKYMLPPSPSAITVQLQVENEKIAGLMAGGKGVVTRKLEVNV